A genomic segment from Brevundimonas mediterranea encodes:
- a CDS encoding enoyl-CoA hydratase/isomerase family protein encodes MTEPEIIARVENGVGRISLNRPKAIHALNRAMCEAMTEALLAWREDAAVQSVLIDHAGERGFCAGGDIRMIAESGAGDASEAKAFFLAEYRLNHLMFDYSKPITAIVDGIVMGGGVGISEPAPIRIATERTTYAMPETGIGLFPDVGGGWFLPRLPGQTGVWLALTGARLKAAATIELGIHTHYVPSESLEALKSEILDGGEPIEVAGRYDFRIPPGLEDRREAIDRLFAFDTVEEIFSALDAEGSDWASAQLAILKTKSPQSLKVTLRQLRTGATLASFAENMAMEYALGGRVVRTHDFQEGVRAVIVDKDNAPKWSPADLSGVTEATLDALFAPLPDNEQWTPLP; translated from the coding sequence ATGACCGAACCCGAAATCATCGCCCGCGTCGAAAACGGCGTCGGCCGTATCAGCCTGAACCGGCCCAAGGCGATACACGCCCTGAACCGGGCGATGTGCGAGGCGATGACCGAGGCCCTGCTGGCCTGGCGTGAGGACGCTGCGGTGCAGTCGGTGCTGATCGACCATGCGGGCGAGCGCGGCTTCTGCGCCGGGGGCGACATCCGCATGATCGCCGAGAGCGGGGCGGGCGACGCGTCCGAGGCCAAGGCCTTCTTCCTGGCCGAATACCGGCTGAACCATCTGATGTTCGACTATTCCAAGCCGATCACGGCCATCGTGGACGGGATCGTCATGGGCGGCGGCGTCGGGATTTCGGAGCCGGCCCCCATCCGCATCGCCACCGAGCGGACGACCTACGCCATGCCGGAGACGGGCATCGGCCTGTTCCCCGACGTCGGCGGCGGCTGGTTCCTGCCGCGCCTGCCGGGCCAGACCGGCGTCTGGCTGGCGCTGACGGGCGCGCGGCTGAAGGCGGCCGCCACGATCGAACTGGGCATCCACACCCACTATGTCCCGTCCGAAAGCCTGGAGGCGCTGAAGTCTGAAATCCTCGACGGGGGCGAACCGATTGAGGTGGCAGGCCGGTACGACTTCAGGATTCCGCCTGGGTTGGAAGACCGCCGGGAGGCCATCGACCGGCTGTTCGCCTTCGATACGGTCGAGGAAATCTTCTCGGCGCTGGACGCCGAAGGCTCCGACTGGGCGTCGGCCCAGCTGGCGATCCTGAAGACCAAGTCGCCGCAATCGCTGAAGGTCACCTTGCGCCAGCTGCGGACCGGGGCGACGCTCGCCAGCTTCGCCGAGAACATGGCGATGGAATACGCCCTGGGCGGGCGGGTGGTGCGGACCCACGACTTCCAGGAAGGCGTGCGGGCCGTCATCGTGGACAAGGACAATGCGCCGAAATGGTCCCCGGCGGACCTGTCGGGCGTTACGGAGGCGACGCTGGACGCGCTGTTCGCGCCGCTGCCGGACAATGAACAATGGACGCCGCTGCCCTGA
- a CDS encoding type II toxin-antitoxin system Phd/YefM family antitoxin, producing the protein MRSIGVLEAKTSLSSLLDEVQTSGETIVITRHGRPVARLTPEPRRRRLSGAELAARSQAFMAGQAADADWARMSWDELKAIARDEDPGR; encoded by the coding sequence ATGCGTTCCATCGGAGTTCTCGAAGCCAAGACGTCGCTGTCGTCCTTGCTGGACGAGGTCCAGACCTCGGGCGAGACCATCGTCATCACCCGGCACGGGCGACCGGTGGCGCGTCTGACGCCCGAGCCGCGTCGTCGCCGACTGTCCGGCGCCGAACTGGCCGCACGGTCTCAGGCCTTTATGGCCGGGCAGGCGGCGGATGCCGATTGGGCGCGAATGAGCTGGGACGAGCTGAAGGCGATTGCGCGCGATGAAGACCCTGGTCGTTGA
- a CDS encoding PIN domain-containing protein: MKTLVVDASAAASWLLASQSTAPARRLLAALDDYELIAPDVFQWEVANLLVRQARRDAGFDLSEAFVRLDEYEIGLAPALSAREVGRIALLAQGRGLSLFDAAYLWLTLERDAGLASRDADLLKAAAAAGQDVVDLREKDLS; encoded by the coding sequence ATGAAGACCCTGGTCGTTGACGCCTCGGCGGCGGCGTCCTGGCTGCTGGCCAGCCAATCCACGGCTCCCGCGCGTCGTCTGTTGGCGGCGCTCGACGACTATGAACTGATCGCGCCCGATGTCTTCCAGTGGGAGGTGGCCAATCTGTTGGTGCGCCAGGCGCGACGCGACGCGGGGTTCGACCTGTCTGAAGCTTTTGTGCGGCTGGACGAGTACGAGATCGGTCTGGCGCCGGCCCTGTCCGCTCGCGAGGTGGGTCGGATCGCCCTTCTGGCCCAGGGGCGGGGTTTGAGCCTGTTCGACGCGGCCTATCTGTGGCTGACGCTCGAAAGGGACGCCGGCCTGGCGTCGCGCGACGCCGATCTGCTGAAGGCTGCAGCAGCCGCCGGGCAGGATGTTGTTGATCTCAGGGAGAAGGACCTTTCATGA
- the mmsB gene encoding 3-hydroxyisobutyrate dehydrogenase — MNNGRRCPDSDADTGRETMTKIAFIGLGNMGGGMAANQAKAGHAVAAFDLSAAALERASAAGCAPAASVAEAVRDAEVVITMLPAGPHVHKVYAEQIIGAAPSNALLLDCSTIDVETARKVAGLARDAGYAFADAPVSGGTAAADAGTLAFMVGCDEGDFARVEAALEPMSRITIRAGDHGAGQAAKICNNMLLGVSMLGTCEAIALAEKLGLEPERFFEIASKSSGQCWSVTSYYPWPGPVPTAPSNRDYQGGFAAAMMLKDLKLAQEAAAKSGASTPLGAQAEAMYALFDGLGHGGRDFSAMLQMLRGRLADLDAG, encoded by the coding sequence ATGAACAATGGACGCCGCTGCCCTGACAGCGACGCTGACACTGGGAGAGAGACCATGACCAAGATCGCCTTCATCGGCCTGGGCAATATGGGGGGCGGCATGGCCGCCAATCAGGCCAAGGCCGGCCACGCGGTCGCCGCCTTCGATCTGAGCGCCGCAGCGCTGGAGCGGGCGTCGGCGGCGGGCTGCGCGCCTGCGGCCTCGGTCGCCGAGGCGGTGCGCGACGCCGAGGTGGTGATCACCATGCTGCCCGCCGGCCCCCATGTGCATAAGGTCTATGCCGAGCAGATCATCGGCGCGGCGCCGTCCAACGCCCTGCTGCTGGACTGTTCGACCATCGACGTGGAGACGGCGCGCAAGGTGGCGGGGCTGGCGCGGGACGCCGGCTACGCCTTTGCCGACGCACCGGTCTCGGGCGGGACGGCGGCGGCCGATGCCGGAACCCTGGCCTTCATGGTCGGTTGCGACGAAGGCGACTTCGCCCGTGTCGAGGCCGCGCTGGAACCCATGAGCCGCATCACCATCCGGGCCGGCGACCACGGGGCGGGACAGGCGGCCAAGATCTGCAACAACATGCTGCTGGGCGTCTCCATGCTGGGCACGTGCGAGGCGATCGCCCTGGCTGAGAAACTGGGTCTGGAGCCGGAGCGTTTCTTCGAGATCGCGTCCAAATCCTCGGGCCAGTGCTGGAGCGTGACCAGCTATTACCCCTGGCCTGGCCCGGTGCCGACTGCGCCGTCGAACCGCGACTATCAGGGCGGCTTCGCCGCGGCCATGATGCTGAAGGATCTGAAACTGGCCCAGGAGGCGGCGGCCAAATCGGGCGCCTCCACCCCTCTGGGCGCCCAGGCCGAGGCGATGTACGCGCTGTTCGACGGTCTGGGCCACGGGGGGCGGGACTTTTCCGCCATGCTCCAGATGCTACGCGGACGGCTGGCGGATCTGGACGCCGGATGA